A region from the Salicibibacter cibarius genome encodes:
- a CDS encoding hydroxyacid dehydrogenase produces MKILVTELMWEDGIEELKKRGHSVDYDMVLSRKRRELLSLLPEYDALIVRNETKVDTEFLELAGKTQVIGRLGVGLDNIDLQGAKERNIPIISARNANATSVAEYVMAAMLDASRPLSEADADVRQENWDRKFFTGYELNNRTLGLIGMGEIAHRVAKRAKAFGMKVVGFDPFVAPFDHVVQETGIHQMEKLEDLLKESDFISLHVPLTKATKHLINRDNFSLMKQHAYVINSARGGLIHEQDLVEAVEANQIAGAYLDVLEKEPIEKDSPLAQVRSIRLSPHIAGLTIEAQSRTAMLIAEEVDRVLNDGQSLCRVN; encoded by the coding sequence ATGAAGATCCTAGTAACGGAACTAATGTGGGAAGATGGGATTGAAGAACTTAAAAAGAGAGGGCATTCCGTGGATTATGATATGGTGCTGAGCAGAAAACGTAGGGAATTGCTTAGCTTGCTCCCTGAATATGATGCACTTATCGTACGCAATGAAACAAAGGTGGATACGGAATTTCTTGAGTTGGCTGGAAAAACGCAGGTTATTGGCCGCCTTGGTGTCGGATTGGATAATATCGATTTACAAGGAGCGAAGGAACGAAATATTCCGATTATCTCAGCTAGAAATGCAAATGCGACCTCGGTTGCCGAATATGTGATGGCAGCGATGCTTGATGCTTCGCGTCCGTTGTCTGAAGCGGATGCTGATGTTCGTCAAGAAAATTGGGATCGTAAATTTTTCACGGGGTATGAGCTGAATAACCGTACACTTGGCCTTATTGGAATGGGTGAAATTGCCCACCGTGTTGCAAAGCGAGCAAAAGCATTTGGGATGAAAGTGGTAGGATTTGATCCGTTTGTGGCTCCATTTGATCATGTAGTACAGGAAACGGGAATTCATCAAATGGAAAAATTGGAAGATCTTTTAAAAGAATCCGATTTTATTTCCTTGCATGTTCCATTGACGAAAGCGACGAAGCATTTGATCAATCGAGATAATTTCTCGCTAATGAAACAACATGCCTATGTGATTAATTCAGCAAGAGGAGGACTTATACATGAACAGGATCTTGTGGAAGCAGTTGAGGCAAATCAAATAGCAGGAGCCTATCTTGATGTACTTGAAAAGGAACCAATAGAGAAGGATTCTCCACTTGCTCAAGTAAGATCCATCCGTTTATCCCCACATATTGCTGGATTAACAATAGAAGCACAATCCCGGACAGCCATGCTGATCGCAGAGGAAGTTGACAGAGTATTGAATGATGGTCAGTCACTTTGTAGGGTGAATTAA